Proteins from one Amycolatopsis benzoatilytica AK 16/65 genomic window:
- a CDS encoding Gfo/Idh/MocA family oxidoreductase, whose product MADEARVGILGYGIGGRIFHAPLVAATPGLVPAVLVTANPERAAQAHADYPDAEVLPDADALFDRAGELDLVVVSTPNRTHAPLALRAIEAGLPVVVDKPFAPTAAEAQQVLDAAKANGVGLTVFQNRRWDSDFRTVVKVLESGRLGDVFRFESRYDRWVPKVKDNWREFGDPAEAGGLLYDLGAHIVDQALQLFGPVASVYAEVDRRRPGVQVDDDVFVALHHVNGVRSHLWSSALAGTRNPRFRVLGSAAAFTKYGLDVQEPQIKDGLRPGDAGWGVEPEANAGRLGVDDGTDRTELVPTETGCYEAFYTQVRDALRGDAEFPVDPASAVATLEVIEAAHRAGAEGRVIELGG is encoded by the coding sequence ATGGCTGATGAAGCGCGGGTCGGAATCCTGGGCTACGGGATCGGCGGCCGCATCTTCCACGCGCCGCTGGTCGCCGCGACGCCGGGGCTCGTTCCGGCGGTGCTGGTCACCGCGAATCCGGAGCGGGCGGCGCAGGCGCACGCCGACTATCCGGACGCTGAGGTGCTCCCGGACGCAGACGCACTGTTCGACCGCGCGGGCGAACTCGACCTGGTCGTGGTGAGCACGCCGAACCGCACCCACGCGCCGCTCGCACTCCGGGCGATCGAGGCCGGTCTGCCGGTCGTCGTCGACAAGCCGTTCGCACCGACCGCGGCCGAAGCGCAGCAGGTGCTCGACGCGGCGAAGGCCAACGGGGTCGGCCTCACCGTCTTCCAGAACCGGCGCTGGGACTCGGATTTCCGCACGGTCGTGAAGGTTCTCGAATCCGGCCGGCTCGGCGACGTGTTCCGCTTCGAATCCCGCTACGACCGCTGGGTGCCGAAGGTCAAGGACAACTGGCGCGAGTTCGGCGACCCGGCCGAGGCCGGCGGTCTGCTCTACGACCTCGGCGCGCACATCGTCGACCAGGCGTTGCAGCTGTTCGGCCCGGTCGCCTCGGTCTACGCGGAGGTGGACCGTCGTCGCCCCGGGGTACAGGTGGACGACGACGTGTTCGTCGCGCTGCACCACGTGAACGGGGTCCGGTCGCACCTGTGGTCGTCGGCGCTCGCCGGCACTCGCAACCCGCGCTTCCGCGTGCTCGGCAGTGCCGCAGCGTTCACCAAGTACGGCCTCGACGTGCAGGAACCGCAGATCAAGGACGGTCTCCGGCCCGGCGACGCCGGCTGGGGCGTGGAGCCGGAAGCGAACGCCGGCCGGCTCGGCGTCGACGACGGCACCGACCGCACCGAGCTGGTGCCGACCGAAACCGGATGCTACGAAGCGTTTTACACCCAGGTCCGGGACGCCTTGCGCGGCGATGCGGAGTTCCCGGTGGACCCGGCGAGCGCGGTCGCGACGCTGGAAGTCATCGAGGCCGCGCACCGCGCGGGCGCGGAAGGACGCGTGATCGAACTCGGCGGCTGA
- a CDS encoding transglycosylase domain-containing protein → MTHRMVEDDYRDADFRDYRGDGYGDPDDGYPADADLDKKGRTPAQRKKRRWKIVRRCSYAFVGVFIVIPAIAFVITYFMVDVPSPQSVAQAQTQAVTYLYADGSPMGKDVPSGGNRQILTAQQIPDVVKHAVIATEDSTFETNSGFDVTGLLRAVFNNLTGGTGGGSTISQQYIKKATDNDAPTLTRKWTELAKSFKMNQTYEKKDIITAYLNIIYFGRGAYGIGAASQAFFHKDVGQLSYSEAALLAGLIQQPGRSENPKVAQSRWNTALDRMLQNNYITAQQRKDAKFPDVIPLAESKNDANAPYKFISGQVMAELAQHGIGEDKYYSGGYTVQTTIDKSAQELATQAATDALKGQSDDRLLDSLVAVDPKTGGVLAYYGGPATIDVDGKKQAARDWANTPQNPGSSMKAFDLTAFLKMGKGINEVFDGSNNRTFDGRVVRNAGPGSSCGPQCTVAEAMKVSANTVFYDMVLNQTHPGPVGEAAKEAGIKTTQDGGKSEISTADANIALGGGNTRITPADMASAYATFAANGVQRDRHFVLKVTNSQNEVAYEAPAPTGKSVFASDTNLSKQIAGNVTTALEPVIDFSHLKCPSGHECAGKTGTQQHTPRAGEPSWASNANAQTWMVGYTPSVSVAAWVGADGDQALHGKGTSPIYGSTIAGPLWQKFLDGYLKGKPAEKFDQVDLIGIQAPPPPPSNTDVNQPPADGTDPNPGNGNGNDNGNGNGNGHGGPISGGPSWPTGGNGWPSHGNPPGHDGGPISGGPSTGTAPPQQ, encoded by the coding sequence ATGACGCACCGGATGGTCGAGGACGACTACCGCGACGCCGATTTCCGCGACTACCGCGGCGACGGCTACGGCGACCCGGACGACGGCTACCCGGCGGACGCGGACCTCGACAAGAAGGGCCGCACGCCGGCGCAGCGCAAGAAGCGGCGCTGGAAAATCGTCCGGCGCTGCTCGTACGCGTTCGTCGGCGTCTTCATCGTGATCCCGGCGATCGCGTTCGTGATCACCTACTTCATGGTCGACGTGCCGTCGCCGCAGAGCGTCGCGCAGGCCCAGACCCAGGCGGTCACCTACCTGTACGCCGACGGCAGCCCGATGGGCAAGGACGTGCCCTCCGGCGGCAACCGGCAGATCCTCACCGCGCAGCAGATCCCGGACGTGGTGAAGCACGCGGTGATCGCCACCGAGGACTCGACGTTCGAGACCAACTCCGGATTCGACGTCACCGGCTTGCTGCGCGCGGTCTTCAACAACCTCACCGGCGGCACCGGCGGCGGATCGACGATCTCGCAGCAGTACATCAAGAAGGCCACCGACAACGACGCGCCCACGCTCACCCGCAAGTGGACCGAGCTGGCCAAGTCGTTCAAGATGAATCAGACGTACGAGAAAAAAGACATCATCACCGCGTACCTGAACATCATCTACTTCGGACGTGGCGCGTACGGCATCGGCGCGGCTTCGCAGGCGTTCTTCCACAAGGACGTCGGGCAGCTGAGCTACTCGGAGGCCGCGCTGCTGGCCGGGCTGATCCAGCAGCCGGGCCGTTCGGAGAACCCGAAGGTCGCCCAGAGCCGGTGGAACACCGCGCTGGACCGGATGCTGCAGAACAACTACATCACCGCCCAGCAGCGCAAAGACGCGAAGTTCCCGGACGTGATCCCGCTGGCGGAGTCCAAGAACGACGCGAACGCGCCGTACAAGTTCATCTCCGGCCAGGTCATGGCCGAGCTGGCGCAGCACGGCATCGGCGAAGACAAGTACTACTCCGGCGGCTACACCGTCCAGACCACGATCGACAAGAGCGCGCAGGAGCTGGCGACCCAGGCGGCCACCGACGCGCTGAAGGGCCAGTCAGACGATCGGCTGCTCGATTCGCTGGTGGCGGTCGACCCGAAGACCGGCGGGGTGCTCGCCTACTACGGCGGACCGGCCACCATCGACGTGGACGGGAAGAAGCAGGCCGCCCGTGACTGGGCGAACACGCCGCAGAACCCGGGTTCGTCGATGAAGGCGTTCGACCTCACCGCGTTCCTCAAGATGGGCAAGGGGATCAACGAGGTCTTCGACGGCAGCAACAACCGGACCTTCGACGGCCGGGTGGTGCGCAACGCCGGCCCAGGTTCCAGCTGCGGTCCGCAGTGCACGGTCGCCGAAGCGATGAAGGTCTCGGCGAACACCGTGTTCTACGACATGGTGCTGAACCAGACCCATCCCGGCCCAGTCGGCGAGGCGGCCAAGGAAGCGGGTATCAAGACCACGCAGGACGGCGGCAAGTCGGAGATCTCCACAGCCGACGCGAACATCGCGCTCGGCGGCGGGAACACCCGGATCACCCCGGCGGACATGGCCAGCGCGTACGCGACGTTCGCCGCGAACGGCGTCCAGCGGGACCGGCACTTCGTGCTGAAGGTGACCAACTCGCAGAACGAGGTCGCCTACGAGGCGCCGGCGCCCACCGGCAAATCGGTGTTCGCGAGCGACACGAACCTGAGCAAGCAGATCGCCGGCAACGTCACCACCGCACTCGAACCGGTGATCGACTTCTCGCACCTGAAGTGCCCGTCCGGCCACGAATGCGCCGGCAAGACCGGTACCCAGCAGCACACCCCGCGCGCGGGCGAACCGAGCTGGGCGTCGAACGCGAACGCGCAGACCTGGATGGTCGGGTACACGCCGTCGGTCTCGGTCGCGGCGTGGGTCGGCGCGGACGGCGACCAGGCGCTGCACGGCAAGGGCACCTCGCCGATCTACGGGTCGACGATCGCCGGTCCGTTGTGGCAGAAGTTCCTCGACGGCTATTTGAAGGGCAAGCCGGCCGAGAAGTTCGACCAGGTCGACCTGATCGGCATCCAGGCGCCGCCCCCGCCGCCGTCGAACACGGACGTGAACCAGCCGCCCGCCGACGGCACCGACCCGAACCCGGGCAACGGCAATGGCAACGACAACGGAAACGGGAACGGGAACGGCCACGGCGGCCCGATCAGCGGCGGCCCGAGCTGGCCGACCGGCGGCAACGGCTGGCCGAGCCACGGCAACCCGCCAGGCCACGACGGTGGGCCGATCAGCGGCGGCCCGTCGACGGGGACCGCACCACCGCAGCAGTAG
- a CDS encoding transglycosylase domain-containing protein codes for MPGERRREGAPNGNSTQGFRQPPPNGRPPQGRRVPPPPPPAYAEPDPDREPELITHAAHNGYAPYDDRYDDDRYDPYDDETSLAQYSDDADFEDDPEGEEDGKNGKKALTPKQRKKRRWKIIRRVLYAMFGLFFVVPAIAFVITYFTVSVPSPQDVLAQQTQPITFYYADKSLMGRSVPQGGDRQLLQPNQVPEVIKHAVYSAEDATFETNSGFNVMAILRSVYNQATGGTGGGSTISQQYIKQATKNDQATLSRKWTELAKSFKLNNETSKSDIITGYLNIVFFGRGANGVAAASKAYFGKDVSQLNASEAALLAGMIQGPSRDRDTEYVHKRWNYVLDQMVANHWLSPADRKAAQFPTLIPRGQQKKQDAGTLDYFIQQRIMDELKSKGYDEDKLYSTGAKIYTTIDPNAQKQAIQAVQSNMEGQTDPSILGALVAVDPRTGGVLAYYGGPNTIKGDNGKDTLGVDWANTAQNPGSSMKAYDLTAWLKMGKGLGETFDGTNNRELGGRIVRNAGESASCGPQCTVKKAMEVSANTVFYDMVLNWTKPARVAEAAKEAGVVPAPQGKAKLGTSDANIALGGGATSVTPEDMAAGYSSFASGGVRRTQHFVARLTNAQDEVIFDESTDKGKPAFDDNADKSKQIAGNVTEALVPVIAESKLKCPDGHDCAGKTGTQQYDPKDSDPSSYKDRNAQTWMVGYTPSVSVAVWVGGDGNRPLHDKNDRPIFGKTIAGPTWQDFMDSYLKDKPSEKFDQVPPIGKDAADIVTPTRTAPPRTSSSDAPPPTSSEPPSSSAPPSSSSHHPPSDTTTPTRPSGIFGNGTGSGSGSTGGSPVVNGEPPRRTG; via the coding sequence ATGCCGGGGGAGCGCCGTCGCGAAGGCGCTCCCAACGGAAACAGCACGCAGGGCTTCCGGCAGCCGCCGCCCAACGGACGGCCGCCGCAGGGCCGGCGCGTCCCGCCTCCGCCGCCGCCCGCCTACGCCGAGCCGGATCCGGACCGCGAGCCGGAGCTGATCACGCACGCCGCGCACAACGGCTACGCACCGTACGACGACCGGTACGACGACGACCGCTACGACCCGTACGACGACGAAACCAGCCTCGCGCAGTACTCGGACGACGCCGACTTCGAGGACGATCCCGAAGGCGAGGAAGACGGCAAGAACGGCAAGAAGGCCCTCACGCCGAAGCAGCGCAAGAAGCGCCGCTGGAAGATCATCCGGCGCGTGCTGTACGCGATGTTCGGCCTGTTCTTCGTGGTGCCCGCGATCGCGTTCGTGATCACCTACTTCACGGTCAGCGTCCCGTCGCCGCAGGACGTGCTCGCGCAGCAGACCCAGCCGATCACCTTCTACTACGCGGACAAATCGCTGATGGGCCGCTCGGTGCCGCAGGGCGGCGACCGGCAGCTGCTGCAGCCCAACCAGGTGCCCGAGGTGATCAAGCACGCGGTGTACTCGGCGGAGGACGCCACCTTCGAGACCAACTCGGGCTTCAACGTGATGGCGATCCTGCGGTCGGTCTACAACCAGGCGACCGGCGGCACCGGCGGCGGTTCGACCATTTCGCAGCAGTACATCAAGCAGGCCACCAAGAACGACCAGGCCACGCTCAGCCGCAAGTGGACCGAACTGGCGAAGTCGTTCAAGCTGAACAACGAGACGTCCAAATCGGACATCATCACCGGCTACCTGAACATCGTCTTCTTCGGCCGCGGCGCGAACGGCGTCGCCGCCGCGTCGAAGGCGTACTTCGGCAAGGACGTCTCACAGCTCAACGCGTCCGAGGCGGCGCTGCTCGCCGGCATGATCCAGGGCCCGAGCCGTGACCGCGACACCGAGTACGTGCACAAGCGGTGGAACTACGTGCTGGACCAGATGGTGGCCAACCACTGGCTCTCGCCCGCCGACCGCAAGGCCGCGCAGTTCCCGACGCTGATCCCGCGCGGGCAGCAGAAGAAGCAGGACGCCGGCACCCTGGACTACTTCATCCAGCAGCGCATCATGGACGAGCTGAAGAGCAAGGGCTACGACGAGGACAAGCTCTACTCCACCGGCGCGAAGATCTACACCACGATCGATCCGAACGCGCAGAAGCAGGCGATCCAGGCCGTCCAAAGCAACATGGAGGGCCAGACCGACCCCAGCATCCTGGGAGCGCTGGTCGCCGTCGACCCGAGAACCGGCGGCGTGCTCGCTTATTACGGCGGGCCGAACACGATCAAGGGCGACAACGGCAAGGACACCCTCGGGGTGGACTGGGCGAACACCGCGCAGAACCCGGGTTCGTCGATGAAGGCATACGACCTCACCGCCTGGCTGAAGATGGGCAAGGGCCTCGGCGAGACCTTCGACGGCACCAACAACCGCGAGCTCGGCGGCCGTATCGTCCGCAACGCGGGCGAGAGCGCCAGCTGCGGACCGCAGTGCACGGTGAAGAAGGCCATGGAGGTCTCGGCGAACACCGTGTTCTACGACATGGTGTTGAACTGGACGAAGCCGGCCCGGGTCGCCGAAGCCGCGAAGGAGGCGGGCGTCGTCCCCGCCCCGCAGGGCAAGGCGAAGCTCGGCACCAGCGACGCCAACATCGCGCTCGGCGGTGGTGCCACCTCGGTCACCCCCGAGGACATGGCGGCCGGGTATTCGTCGTTCGCCTCCGGCGGGGTCCGGCGCACCCAGCACTTCGTCGCCCGGCTGACGAACGCCCAGGACGAAGTGATCTTCGACGAATCCACGGACAAGGGCAAACCGGCCTTCGACGACAATGCGGACAAGAGCAAGCAGATCGCCGGGAACGTGACCGAGGCGCTCGTCCCGGTCATCGCCGAATCGAAGCTGAAGTGCCCGGACGGCCACGATTGCGCGGGCAAGACCGGTACCCAGCAGTACGACCCGAAAGACAGCGACCCGAGCTCGTACAAGGACCGCAACGCGCAGACCTGGATGGTCGGCTACACGCCCTCGGTGTCGGTCGCGGTCTGGGTCGGCGGCGACGGCAACCGGCCGCTGCACGACAAGAACGACAGGCCGATCTTCGGTAAGACGATCGCCGGTCCGACCTGGCAGGACTTCATGGACAGCTACCTGAAGGACAAGCCGTCCGAGAAGTTCGACCAGGTGCCCCCGATCGGCAAGGACGCGGCCGACATCGTCACGCCGACCCGCACCGCGCCGCCGCGGACCAGCTCCAGCGACGCCCCGCCGCCGACCTCGTCGGAGCCGCCGTCCTCGTCTGCGCCGCCGTCGAGCTCGTCGCACCACCCGCCGTCGGACACCACCACCCCGACCCGGCCGAGCGGCATCTTCGGCAACGGCACCGGCTCTGGCTCGGGCAGCACCGGAGGCAGTCCCGTGGTGAACGGCGAACCGCCAAGACGCACCGGCTGA
- a CDS encoding DUF5318 domain-containing protein, with translation MRNQRQVVDYALQRRALLAGVRSGRVGDHEVCDASPYLLRAAQFHGRTEDRACPMCRRTPLHLVSWVYGDELKHVSGSARTPEQLAQMAGVFSEFTVYDVEVCRTCHWNHLVLSYVLGTGEPRPARPRRTAGQ, from the coding sequence GTGCGAAACCAGCGGCAGGTAGTGGACTACGCCTTGCAACGCCGTGCGTTGCTGGCCGGCGTCCGCTCCGGACGCGTCGGGGACCATGAGGTCTGCGACGCGAGCCCGTACCTGCTCCGCGCGGCCCAGTTCCACGGCAGGACCGAAGACCGGGCCTGTCCGATGTGCCGCCGGACGCCGTTGCACCTGGTCTCCTGGGTGTACGGCGATGAGCTCAAGCACGTCTCGGGATCGGCACGCACGCCGGAGCAACTGGCCCAGATGGCCGGAGTTTTCAGCGAGTTCACCGTCTATGACGTAGAGGTGTGCCGGACGTGCCATTGGAACCACCTGGTCCTGTCCTACGTGCTCGGCACCGGCGAACCCCGCCCGGCCCGGCCTCGGAGGACAGCGGGCCAGTGA
- a CDS encoding PadR family transcriptional regulator, producing the protein MLELAILGLLHEAPMHGYVLRKRLHETLGMFRTFSYGSLYPTLRRLLRAGYLVEELDEADDRAWSRRGRRVYQLTAEGKERFAELLGDAGPETWDDEGFGVHLAFFSRTPADVRMRILEGRRRRVEERREGLRDALARAEEKIDRYTRELHRLGLESSEREVRWLNELIAHEQAEQRGPEQPGGS; encoded by the coding sequence GTGCTCGAACTCGCGATCCTCGGATTGCTGCACGAGGCCCCCATGCACGGTTACGTGCTGCGCAAACGTTTGCACGAGACGCTCGGGATGTTCCGGACGTTCTCGTACGGCTCGCTGTACCCGACCTTGCGCCGGCTGCTGCGGGCCGGATATCTCGTCGAGGAGCTGGACGAGGCGGACGACCGGGCCTGGTCCCGGCGCGGCCGTCGCGTCTACCAGCTCACCGCCGAGGGCAAGGAACGCTTCGCCGAACTGCTCGGCGACGCGGGCCCGGAGACCTGGGACGACGAGGGGTTCGGCGTCCACCTGGCGTTCTTCTCGCGGACACCGGCCGACGTCAGGATGCGAATCCTGGAAGGCCGTCGTCGCCGGGTGGAGGAACGGCGCGAGGGTTTGCGGGACGCGCTCGCCAGGGCCGAGGAGAAGATCGACCGCTACACCCGCGAGCTGCACCGGCTGGGGCTGGAATCCAGCGAGCGGGAGGTGCGCTGGCTCAACGAGCTGATCGCGCACGAACAAGCCGAGCAGCGCGGCCCGGAGCAGCCGGGCGGCAGCTGA
- a CDS encoding inositol-3-phosphate synthase → MGENRRVRVAIVGVGNCASSLVQGVQYYRDADPAARVPGLMHVQFGEYHVRDIEFVAAFDVDAKKVGHDLSDAIFASENNTIKIADVPPLGVPVQRGHTYDGLGRFYRETISESDDAPVDVVAALRDAKVDVLVSYLPVGSEEADKFYAQAAIDAGVAFVNALPVFIASDPAWAKKFEDAGVPIVGDDIKSQVGATITHRVLAKLFEDRGVQLDRTMQLNVGGNMDFLNMKELERLESKKISKTQSVTSQVDRELGKGNVHIGPSDYVQWLDDRKWAYVRLEGRAFGDVPLNLEYKLEVWDSPNSAGIIIDAVRAAKIALDRGIGGPILSASSYFMKSPPEQYDDSTARDAVDAFIRGEVER, encoded by the coding sequence ATGGGCGAGAACCGCCGCGTTCGGGTGGCCATCGTGGGCGTCGGCAACTGCGCCTCGTCGCTGGTCCAGGGTGTCCAGTACTACCGGGACGCGGATCCCGCCGCGCGGGTGCCCGGTTTGATGCACGTCCAGTTCGGCGAGTACCACGTCCGCGACATCGAGTTCGTCGCCGCGTTCGACGTGGACGCCAAGAAGGTCGGCCACGACCTCTCGGACGCGATCTTCGCCAGCGAGAACAACACGATCAAGATCGCCGACGTGCCGCCGCTCGGCGTCCCCGTGCAGCGCGGGCACACCTACGACGGGCTCGGCCGGTTCTACCGCGAGACCATCTCCGAATCCGACGACGCCCCGGTCGACGTCGTCGCCGCGCTGCGCGACGCCAAGGTCGACGTGCTCGTCTCCTATCTTCCGGTCGGCTCCGAAGAGGCCGACAAGTTCTACGCGCAGGCCGCGATCGATGCGGGAGTCGCGTTCGTCAACGCGCTGCCGGTGTTCATCGCGTCGGACCCGGCGTGGGCGAAGAAGTTCGAAGACGCCGGCGTCCCGATCGTCGGCGACGACATCAAGTCCCAGGTCGGCGCCACCATCACGCACCGCGTGCTGGCGAAGCTGTTCGAGGATCGCGGCGTGCAGCTCGACCGGACGATGCAGCTCAACGTGGGCGGGAACATGGACTTCCTGAACATGAAGGAGCTGGAGCGGCTCGAGTCGAAGAAGATCTCGAAGACCCAGTCGGTCACCTCGCAGGTCGACCGCGAGCTCGGCAAGGGCAACGTTCACATCGGACCGTCGGACTACGTGCAGTGGCTGGACGACCGCAAGTGGGCCTACGTCCGGCTCGAGGGTCGCGCGTTCGGCGACGTGCCGCTGAACCTGGAGTACAAGCTCGAGGTGTGGGACTCGCCCAACTCGGCGGGCATCATCATCGACGCGGTGCGCGCCGCGAAGATCGCGCTGGACCGCGGCATCGGCGGGCCGATCCTGTCCGCGTCCTCGTACTTCATGAAGTCGCCGCCGGAGCAGTACGACGACTCGACCGCCCGCGACGCGGTCGACGCGTTCATCCGCGGCGAGGTCGAGCGCTGA
- a CDS encoding HAD family hydrolase, giving the protein MDAVIFDLDGVLVDSERTWDEVRRAVVAEHGGTWRPEATRAQQGMSTPEWAAYLVETLGAQLTPDEIARTVIDEMAARYAGQPPVIDGADQVVREISRRWPVAIASSSPPVLIHSFLTACDLTSLVPVAVSSEEVAAGKPAPDVYLRAAMLLGVEASRCAAVEDSTNGLRAALAADMTVYAVPNPHFPPDPVVLRETTVLPSLAALPAALPGPTQ; this is encoded by the coding sequence GTGGACGCGGTGATCTTCGACCTCGACGGCGTACTGGTGGACTCCGAGCGGACGTGGGACGAGGTGCGCCGCGCGGTCGTCGCCGAGCACGGCGGCACCTGGCGACCCGAAGCGACCCGCGCCCAGCAGGGGATGAGTACCCCGGAATGGGCGGCCTACCTGGTGGAAACCCTCGGCGCACAGCTCACGCCGGACGAAATCGCGCGCACGGTGATCGACGAAATGGCCGCCCGCTACGCCGGCCAGCCGCCGGTGATCGACGGCGCGGACCAGGTCGTCCGCGAGATTTCCCGGCGCTGGCCGGTCGCGATCGCCAGCTCGTCGCCGCCGGTGCTGATCCACTCGTTCCTGACCGCTTGCGACCTGACCTCGCTGGTCCCGGTCGCGGTGTCGAGCGAGGAAGTGGCCGCCGGAAAGCCCGCGCCCGACGTCTACCTGCGCGCGGCGATGCTCCTCGGCGTCGAGGCCAGCCGCTGCGCCGCGGTCGAGGACTCGACCAACGGCCTGCGCGCCGCGCTCGCCGCGGACATGACGGTCTACGCGGTGCCGAACCCGCACTTCCCGCCGGACCCGGTCGTGCTGCGCGAGACCACCGTGCTGCCTAGCCTCGCCGCCCTGCCCGCCGCTTTGCCCGGCCCAACGCAGTGA
- a CDS encoding MarR family winged helix-turn-helix transcriptional regulator, with the protein MISVESDLASRLRPVVFRLYYVVRRESSQLLTLTQGSVLSELVGRGPSRMSRLARLEKVRLPSMTDVVGRLERLGLVTRRPDPADGRAVLVEATAEGERFYADLVADREAGLRERLARLDGGERAAIDAALPALAKLITDFHQDPEIPKEELIRDER; encoded by the coding sequence GTGATTTCGGTGGAGAGCGATCTGGCGAGCCGGCTCCGGCCGGTGGTCTTCCGGCTGTACTACGTGGTGCGCCGGGAGTCCTCGCAGTTGCTCACCCTCACCCAAGGCTCGGTGCTGTCCGAGCTGGTCGGCCGCGGACCCAGCCGGATGAGCCGGCTCGCCCGGCTGGAAAAGGTGCGGCTGCCGTCGATGACCGACGTCGTCGGCAGGCTCGAACGCCTGGGCCTGGTCACCCGGCGGCCCGATCCGGCGGACGGCCGCGCGGTGCTGGTCGAAGCGACAGCCGAGGGCGAGCGGTTCTACGCGGACCTGGTCGCCGACCGGGAAGCCGGCCTGCGCGAGCGGCTGGCCCGTCTCGACGGGGGCGAGCGCGCCGCGATCGACGCCGCGCTTCCCGCGCTCGCCAAGTTGATCACCGACTTTCACCAAGATCCGGAAATCCCGAAGGAGGAACTGATCCGCGATGAGCGCTGA
- a CDS encoding MFS transporter: protein MSAEHHSSLLDAVKGQPKQVWITAFAAVIAFMGIGLVDPILLSIAKGLNASPSQVTLLFTSYLGVQVIAMLFTGAMSARFGAKRTVLVGLTLIVAATALCAAAGSIEQIVGLRAVWGLGNAFFIATALSVIVGAATGGQSGAILLYEAALGVGLAVGPLLGALLGTISWRGPFLGTAVLMVAALLLCSIFLTSDSRQKRDPVKLLDPIRALKHPGLLRTSLASALYTAAFFAVLAWSPFVLGWNAIAVGLIFCGWGLCVAIAGVVFAPKLAARFGERHAAALAVVGYTVLMLVMAIPSKPVVVVGIVVSGLVSGLLNTLFTGTAMSISDAPRPVASAGYNFCRWFGGAIAATLVGHVAEWMGWEQGPFLIAAVLCLIAAVLLSQREKKADPREVPREAALVGDEEF, encoded by the coding sequence ATGAGCGCTGAGCACCACTCGAGCTTGCTGGACGCGGTCAAAGGCCAGCCCAAACAGGTGTGGATCACCGCGTTCGCCGCGGTCATCGCGTTCATGGGCATCGGACTGGTCGACCCGATCCTGTTGTCCATCGCCAAGGGATTGAACGCCTCGCCGTCCCAGGTCACGTTGCTGTTCACGTCGTACCTGGGCGTGCAGGTGATCGCGATGCTGTTCACCGGCGCGATGTCCGCCCGATTCGGCGCGAAGCGGACCGTGCTGGTCGGGCTGACGCTGATCGTCGCCGCGACCGCGCTGTGCGCCGCGGCCGGTTCGATCGAACAAATCGTCGGCTTGCGTGCGGTGTGGGGACTCGGCAACGCCTTCTTCATCGCCACCGCGCTGTCGGTGATCGTCGGCGCGGCGACCGGCGGCCAATCCGGCGCGATCCTGCTGTACGAGGCGGCGCTCGGGGTCGGGCTCGCGGTGGGCCCGCTGCTCGGCGCGCTGCTGGGCACCATCTCGTGGCGCGGCCCGTTCCTCGGCACCGCGGTGCTGATGGTCGCCGCCCTGCTGCTCTGCTCGATCTTCCTGACCAGTGACTCGCGGCAAAAACGCGATCCGGTCAAGCTCCTCGACCCGATCCGCGCGCTGAAGCACCCGGGCCTGCTGCGCACGTCGCTCGCTTCGGCGCTGTACACCGCCGCGTTCTTCGCGGTGCTGGCCTGGTCCCCGTTCGTGCTCGGCTGGAACGCCATCGCGGTCGGCCTGATCTTCTGCGGCTGGGGCCTCTGCGTCGCGATCGCCGGCGTGGTGTTCGCGCCGAAGCTGGCCGCGCGCTTCGGCGAACGGCACGCGGCGGCGCTCGCGGTGGTCGGCTACACGGTGCTGATGCTGGTGATGGCCATCCCGAGCAAGCCGGTCGTGGTCGTCGGGATCGTCGTGTCCGGCCTGGTGTCCGGGCTGCTGAACACGCTCTTCACCGGCACCGCGATGTCGATCTCCGACGCGCCGCGGCCGGTCGCGAGCGCCGGGTACAACTTCTGCCGCTGGTTCGGCGGCGCGATCGCGGCCACGCTGGTCGGGCACGTCGCCGAGTGGATGGGCTGGGAACAGGGCCCGTTCTTGATCGCCGCGGTGCTGTGCCTGATCGCCGCCGTGCTCCTTTCGCAGCGGGAGAAGAAGGCCGATCCGCGCGAGGTGCCGCGCGAAGCCGCGCTCGTCGGCGACGAAGAGTTCTGA